The genomic interval GCGGTACGCTACAAATTGTTTGTACTTTCTGTGGTCGGAATGGATCCAGGTGTCGATGTGGATCACGAGCCGTTTTACCTTGACTGAGTGGTTGGCCCTAACAGCAACAGACAATCTTGCAGCAAATACTGCAGCTAGCAGTTCCATTGTAGGAATGGACATATATTGAAGAGGGGCGACCTTGGACTTCGCCGATACTAGGGCAACTCTAGGTTCTCCATTTACCCATATGCGGAAATACGCAACACTACCGTAGGCCTCCTCACTAGCGTCGGCAAAAACGTGCAACTCGAGATTCTTGTAATCCGACGGCTTTGTACCCAGAAAGTAACAGCGTGGAATCTTCATGGCTTGAACTTTTGGTAGCAGCGCGATccatttgaaccatttctttgccGTGTTTTCGTCCAGTATTTCGTCCCACGGGCTCCCATTTCTCCAAAGATCATGGATGATTATCTTTCTATCTTTCTTCAAAGACTGTGAACAACGTCCATAAGCCAAGTGGATCAAAAAAGCTCATTACGATACGCAATAGAATTCTTTTAGTCGGCAGCTTTCCCTCCATCAAAAACGATTGCAGGTCGTCCCTGAGAACAGAGGCGAAAACGAAAACATCTTCAATCGTGTCCCACGACATGCCCAGGACCCTTTCTGTGTAGTTGGATTTATCGCAACCGAAGTAGATTTTACGGCTTTCAGTCTGTTCACCAAAATGCTGCAAGAATTTCGAACTGTTCGATACCCAGCTTCGAAGCTTAAATCCCGCCTTGGAATGGATGAAGGTAACCTCACTCGCCCGCTTAATGGCCTCACCAACCGTGAAAGTTGAATCCAGGTAATCATCGACATAATGCCTACCAACGATTGCATCCACAGCATCGGGAAACTGGTCAGCCAAATCTTGCGCGTTCCGGTTCTTAATGTATTGTGCGGAACACGGTGAGCTGCTTGAGCCGAAGGTGGCAACATCCATCACATATATCACTGGAGGCCCAGATTGCGTTGGTCGAAACAAGAACCTTTGGGCTGACCTGTCATTGGGACGGATCTGCAGCTGATGGTACATTTCGGCAATATCACCTCCGAAAGCGATTGGGCGCTCTCGAAATGGGCACAGTACCGATGGCAAACTGGAGATAAGGTCGGGACTCTTAATCAATTCGGAGTTGAGGGACTTGCCTTGAACGGATGCCGCAGCGTACCGATGGCAAACTGGAGAGAAGGTCGGGACTCTTAATCAATTCGGAGTTGAAGGACTTGCCTTGAACGGATGCCGCAGCGTCCCATACTAGCCGAACCTTTCCCGGCTTTTTGGGGTTGATCACAACATTTACGGGAAAATACCACACCTTACCGGGCTCTGCTGCCATCAATTCCTTTTCAGTAGCGATGTGAGCGTAGCCTTTGTTTTGGTAGTCCTTTATTTAATTCTCCACGTCTTGTCGCAGCTCTGGATTTTTTGACAGTTTTCGCTCCAAACTCTGCATTCGCTTAACTGCCATCGAGAAATTGTCTGGCAGTTGCGGGTTGTCATTTTTCCACAACAATCCCGTTTCGAAGCGCTCTCCGGCACGGGTGGTTATTTGTTCTAATAGTTTTCTGGTCCTGGTGTTCTCGGCAGGTTCGGGCAACACAGTGACAGCCAGACCAGACTCCTCCACCGTGAAGTATCTTCGAAGAAGCTCCTGCAGTTCCTGGTCCTTTGGTTCACCAACTGTGTGATGGCCAGCAAATCCTACCGTCGTATCGTCGCTACCATGAGGGCCGTATATTGTCCAGCCAAGTTTCGTCCGAACTGCAATTGGTTCACCAGGATTATCGATGCGTGACTCGGGCGGTGCATACACATGTAGATGTTTGAGTCCGATGAGCACCCTAGGAGTGCCGTCAAGGCATTCGGTAATTGGCAATCCGCAAAGAAGCTTGAATCTGGCCGTTACTTCAGCGAATTGCACCTTCTGCTCCGGAAGTTGTAACTATTGAACCGTATGAACATTTCGAAACAGGAACTTCTCTGCAGAATCCTTCGCCGAAATCGATACATCAACACACTTTGAATCTCGTTCCAATCGGTTCATACCCGCCGTCCACTTAACCAGTACCGGCTTCCATACGCCACAGAGCTTAATTTGTTCTGCAACGCTGCTTTCCATCAGGGAATATGACGAACCTTCGTCCAGAAAGGCGATAACATCGATGACATGCCTTCCGTTGTAGAGCTTGATCGGAACTACATGGAAAATTACAGGATGCTGTTCCGAATTGTGCTCGTTGCAGTTCGTTGACAGTGAGACGGTTGAATTCGGTGGATATAGCAGAGGATGGTGTCGTTCTTTGCAATCTCCGACGTTGCAGTGACCTTTGAACCGACAGCGAAattgactggaaagagactacATGCAATCAACAGAATGTATGGCTTCTGTGCGATCGACAATAAAATAATCATAGACACTTCACACGCAATAtgtacctgtctcattcacgaatcacattttctctctctatctatctctctttctctctctctatttCTCTCTGACCCtctgttatatatatatatatatatatatatatatatatatatatatatatatatatatatatatatatatatatatatatatatatatatatatatatatatatatatatatatatatatatatatatatatatatatatatatatatatatatatatatatatatatatatatatatatatatatatatatatatacatatatatataattgGTGTAgatatggctttttccccgaaaactgcggtgatcacgatggaAGTCCAACAGAACAACTATAATTCCAAAACTCAGAAAAATCCATTTCTATAGAAGaatttctcgtaccttaacgattagttgaataaataataaatttttcccGCATACGGAAACGTTTTTCCTGAAAAATGAACGTTTCAAGCTTTAAAAATTGCATCGAAATATGCTTATCAATAGAACAAAAATTAAGCATGGAAAAGGAATCATTAAGATACGAGAAAatttaattacgatcaattcaaagaagaaatgaagaaaatcggttgagtagttcTTCGGTAATCGAGTTCACGGAAaagccatttttggaaaaatccaAATTTCGAGATAATTGAGTTTTACATTTCAAGTTACCACTACTCTTGATAGAGGGAGCGCGCTTCGAAGACCTGTAGCTTATGATCTATTGCTCGGACCTCTTTggaaattttgcaaaatattctCGAGGAGTACTttcatataaaataataatttttccgattttttgaaaaatggtgtGTAGCCCCTTAAAgcacttgaaagcacatgtgaccatatCTCAGTTAAATATTTCCAATTATGCGTAAAAATAATGGACCTAAAAGTTCTATTCTATTCAAAAATCCTAAACATAAATCGTTGTTAATCATGTCATGTTTAAAAATCCCTTTACAAGTGTCGTAAAATACTACCAATTCAAACAAACTTTTAGTGAAAGGATATAAGACAAAATATTTTACCCACCTGTTTGTTTAAACGTACCCATAGTGCGTTGGCCATTTGAcgcaaaataaaaatgttttttcagaaatctgtgaccaaaaagacattattgaattccaaaacaagtTGAAGGTTCAAAATCCTGACAACTGATTATGACCCATCaataaagtaaacaaaccaaatATTTTTAAGCGATACCGCGAAGAAAAGGAAAACGACAATGAAAAGGTGAAAACAGAAAATAATAGAAACACTAGAAAGTGCTATATGTATTGATAAGTTATTCTTCAATTActgagattttcaaaaacagTCCATAACTTTCTGtaacaatggttctcaaattcgccTAATTCATTTTATTGCTTTACTTgaagcatttttgttttaaattgcaTGTACGCATTTTTCTGTTTATTAATTTCATGGATTTcaatcgttttgtttattttatccattttgaGCAGTGGGCTAATTTTCAATACATAACGTTGTTGGTTCTCATGGTAAaaagggacaagtctatctACTAGCAAGAGACATAAGATTAATCAGTAAGATTTTCAGCTTGttcctaatgaccctgccattttcaattttccgatctgtatatttgtatttcacatccttgatctcactattcattttgtttctttcattctatttattttattgactTTACTAACTTTGATCCATATTATtcaattgatttattttattcatttcgttcattttacctattttaatttgtttcattcttattcattttatccattcttcaattttttttatttaattcatttaatcagctatttattttattattttattcatttaataattttattattttactcaTATAACATGGCATATTTTGGCATTGATTTAGCAGTATgtacatttttttcgaaaagcCTTTCTTGTGAGTATGTAGCCCAGAAACTGTTAAATATTAGAGGTGACAGCACAAGCTctgattaaaaaaatatatttgcgCGATTTTGTACGTAAAACTATCGTTTGTTGATGCATCGTTATAAAAAGAATGCTGCACGGACTATTTCTGTGCTTAGTGTTGTTGACATAGCTTCATTCAAGTTGTTAGATAGAAAGTAGGGTAATGTGCCTACTTTCGCTCTATTAGGAAGAGCACTATCCTTAAAAGAACCAAAATAGGCCTGTTACCCTATTAGTCGGCAAGTAGTAGCAATAGTGAACAATAAAGGGTTCCTAAAATATCCGATTACCATATACGTATTCCGGGAAAAATTAACATGTAATTTTTAAGTGCGATTCGTAGGTGCCCCGTGGTctgaggggtggttcaattgactcaaaaatttagattttttatatATACCCTAGATTCACAATTCCTccattggttcaaatccgtgaaggtcgatttcaaatGTGCATCTTTTCGTCACATCTTAGAATTTATGATTGACAAATGTTCAACTGCATCACTAGGTGGtttgaaacaggtttttttcgtTATGTTTTTATATTGCATTGGGTGTATCAACGCGCACGAATTAATTAAGTAGAAAGTGTTCAGATGgtattataattataataataatagaattaAATACAAGTTAAAAGTTACAAGAACCTCAATAAATATAAAGGAAGtaaaattgaatcaattaaTATTATGGAACAGCATTCAAAAATACATCACTAAAATAAATTATAACATGTAATATTAACACTGTATTGATGATATACACTAAATGTTGATCGTTCTCTAAATGATGTTAGGCGATTACAACTTTATAAGTTTATAGGTAAACAACATTTTaggtttgaaaattgaaaacaaaactgTGTCTATTTTTACGATTTTCGTCTATGATAGATAAAACATACCAATAAAACACATTCAGTTGATCGATTTTCACATATGAAATATTGTTAATTAATCAATTTAATCCCTATTAGAATCATTAAAATATCTTGTGATGACAATATTATTAAGATTGGTAAtatttacagaaaaactatgAGCTCTTCGAAACACATGTTATTGTAAATCATTGGAATAACATATTTGCTAGGTTGCCTAGAGAAGGGTATTCAAGAAATTGCGGTTCTATCCCTCTGAGTGTGCGttcgaattttagaaaaatgacaCTAGCCCAATCTGAGTGAAATTGGTTAAGTCGAAGAGGTCAGTccggtttttcattttgctcaGTTCAGAAATcgtgaatatatatatatatatatatatatatatatatatatatatatatatatatatatatatatatatatatatatatatatatatatatatatatatatatatatatatatatatatatatatatatatatatatatatatatatatatatatatatatatatatatatatatatatatatatatatatatatatatatatatatatatatatatatatatatatatatatatatatatatatatatatatatatatatatatatatatatatatatatatatatatatatatatatatatatatatatatatatatatatatatatatatatatatatatatatatatatatatatatatatatatatatatatatatatatatacatatatatatatatatatatatatatatatatatatatatatatatatatatatatatatatata from Topomyia yanbarensis strain Yona2022 unplaced genomic scaffold, ASM3024719v1 HiC_scaffold_172, whole genome shotgun sequence carries:
- the LOC131694866 gene encoding uncharacterized protein LOC131694866, with the protein product MAAEPGKVWYFPVNVVINPKKPGKVRLVWDAAASVQGKSFNSELIKSPDLLSSLPSVRCGIRSSLPSVLCPFRERPIAFGGDIAEMYHQLQIRPNDRSAQRFLFRPTQSGPPVIYVMDVATFGSSSSPCSAQYIKNRNAQDLADQFPDAVDAIVGRHYVDDYLDSTFTVGEAIKRASEVTFIHSKAGFKLRSWVSNSSKFLQHFGEQTESRKIYFGCDKSNYTERVLGMSWDTIEDVFVFASVLRDDLQSFLMEGKLPTKRILLRISLKKDRKIIIHDLWRNGSPWDEILDENTAKKWFKWIALLPKVQAMKIPRCYFLGTKPSDYKNLELHVFADASEEAYGSVAYFRIWVNGEPRVALVSAKSKVAPLQYMSIPTMELLAAVFAARLSVAVRANHSVKVKRLVIHIDTWIHSDHRKYKQFVAYRIGEILSLTNPVEWCWVASMNNIADVLTKWGKNGPPLNTDSEWVQGPAILYRSIEECFQKGLPAPDVKEEMRAYLLFHEIYFVQCLVDTTRFSRWNILIRSVASVFRFISNCRRKIKKLPIESVQTTLTQGSLLKCAVSSIKAPLKCEEYRQAENYLWKIVQQEGFADEMKTLWENRELPRNKWHVIERSSPLYKLFPF